Proteins from a single region of Thermithiobacillus tepidarius DSM 3134:
- the mutY gene encoding A/G-specific adenine glycosylase, translated as MPVEPIAPALLAWYAAEGRHDLPWRQTRDPYALWLAEIMLQQTQVATVLPYYARFLERFPTVQALATAELDEVLHLWTGLGYYARARNLHAAARRIVSEHGGQFPQDLDTLMRLPGIGRSTAGAILSSAFDQSHPILDGNVKRVLSRYYAYDADPGNAGAQHQLWAWAAEQTPLDAAHDYNQAIQDLGATVCRRGQPQCLLCPLQAGCQAFAQGLSAVLPRARRRSPQPVRSAWLGIIRDAEGRVLLQRQGPGGLWGGLWTLPQVARGAGDSPADAAAAFAELLGAALQAGPAWPAARHSFTHFHLDYVPVELRLAGAQAVRDSADWLWVAPAQPGRRGLARPTQRILQQLAGAPPG; from the coding sequence ATGCCCGTTGAGCCCATCGCCCCGGCTCTGCTGGCCTGGTATGCGGCCGAGGGGCGGCACGATCTGCCTTGGCGGCAGACCCGCGACCCCTACGCCCTGTGGCTGGCGGAGATCATGCTGCAGCAGACCCAGGTGGCGACGGTGCTGCCCTATTACGCGCGCTTCCTGGAGCGCTTCCCGACGGTGCAGGCGCTGGCGACGGCGGAGCTCGACGAGGTGCTGCATCTGTGGACCGGGCTCGGCTACTATGCCCGCGCCCGCAACCTGCACGCCGCCGCCCGCCGGATCGTGAGCGAGCATGGCGGCCAGTTTCCCCAGGACCTGGACACGCTCATGCGCCTGCCCGGCATCGGCCGCAGCACCGCCGGCGCCATCCTCAGCAGCGCCTTCGACCAATCCCATCCCATCCTGGACGGCAACGTCAAGCGCGTGCTGAGCCGCTACTACGCTTATGACGCCGATCCCGGCAACGCCGGCGCCCAGCACCAGCTCTGGGCCTGGGCGGCCGAGCAGACGCCGCTGGATGCGGCGCACGACTACAATCAGGCCATCCAGGATCTGGGCGCGACCGTCTGCCGCCGCGGCCAGCCGCAATGCCTGCTGTGTCCGCTGCAGGCCGGCTGCCAGGCCTTCGCCCAGGGCCTGAGCGCGGTGCTGCCGCGCGCCCGCCGCCGTTCGCCGCAGCCCGTGCGCAGCGCCTGGCTCGGCATCATTCGCGACGCCGAGGGCCGGGTGCTGCTGCAGCGCCAGGGGCCGGGCGGCCTGTGGGGCGGCCTGTGGACCCTGCCGCAGGTCGCCCGCGGCGCCGGCGACAGTCCCGCCGACGCGGCGGCGGCCTTTGCCGAGCTGCTGGGCGCGGCGCTGCAGGCTGGGCCGGCCTGGCCCGCGGCCCGGCACAGCTTCACCCATTTCCACCTGGACTACGTGCCCGTCGAGCTGCGGCTGGCCGGCGCCCAGGCCGTGCGGGACAGCGCGGATTGGCTGTGGGTGGCGCCGGCGCAGCCGGGCCGGCGCGGGCTGGCGCGGCCCACCCAGCGCATCCTGCAGCAGCTCGCCGGGGCGCCGCCGGGCTAG
- a CDS encoding oxidative damage protection protein — protein sequence MTRMVHCVKLGREAEGLAVPPYPGELGKRIWQNVSKEAWQGWLKHQTMLINEYRLSPIDPKARQFLEKQMEDYFFGAGGATPEGYVPPSQ from the coding sequence ATGACGAGAATGGTCCATTGTGTGAAGCTGGGGCGCGAGGCCGAGGGCCTGGCGGTGCCGCCCTATCCGGGCGAACTGGGCAAGCGCATCTGGCAGAACGTCTCCAAGGAGGCGTGGCAGGGCTGGCTCAAGCACCAGACCATGCTCATCAACGAGTACCGGCTCTCGCCCATCGATCCCAAGGCGCGGCAATTCCTGGAAAAGCAGATGGAGGACTACTTCTTCGGCGCCGGCGGCGCCACGCCGGAAGGCTACGTGCCGCCCAGCCAGTAG